The Paenibacillus sp. G2S3 region TATGATCCTACGCTTTAAACCAAAAAAAGGGAGGTTCGTTGTATGAGGAAATCTTTGTCAAAGGTAATGAAGCCCGTATTAGCACTTAGCCTATTTGGAACAATTCTTGCGGGGTGTGGAGGCGGGAGTAATGATGGTGCCTCTTCTTCTAATTCAGGTTCGTCAACGAATTCTACAACCGGTACAGTAAAACTAAAAGGGATCATGCTAAAACATCCTCTTACGCAAGAGTTATCCAAAATGGAATGGTTGACCAAGGTTGAGGAGCAAGTGGGTGTAGATATTGAGTGGCAAGAAATTTCAGCAGACTGGGATCAGAAAAAAGGCGCTTTGTTAGCCGGAGGAGATATTCCGGATATTCTTATAGGACCGAATGTGATCACGGATGCTGATTTTGCCCAGTTCACCGGACTCTTTCAGGATTTAACTGAGCTGATTTCAACAGGTGGTCCTAACGTTCAACAGATGTTTACAGAAAAGCCGGAGACCAAATTAATCGCTACACAGCTGGATGGCAAAATATACGGTTTACCGAAATATCAACGCTTCTGGCCGGATACGGTAAGTCGGCAATATATCAATAAACAATGGCTAGACAATCTGGGTCTCAAGGAGCCGACCAATTGGGATGAATTGTATAATGTGCTCCTGGCGTTCAAAGAGAAGGATGCCAATGGAGACGGTGATATAAATGATGAAATTCCTATGGATTTTGCTCCGGTGGGGACGACGGGATTTGGTTATTTTCAGCCACAAATATTGCTTGGCAGTTTAGGTATTACATTAACGGATAGTAGTGGTCAAGGATATTTCACCGAGGGTGGCCAGATTAAAAATTACTTTGTGGATGATCGATACAAGCAGTTTGTGGAATTCATGAATAAGTGCTGGCAGGCAGGCTTAATTAACCCGGAAGCCTTCACTCAGGATTATTCCAAATTCCAATCGGTTGCGCGCGGCAGCGGGGACAAAGCGAAGGTCGGCTTCTCATGGGGTTGGGAAGTAACGGATCGATTCGGCAACACCTTGGCTCCGCAATATGAGTCGATTGCTCCTCTGAAAGTATCGGCTGATTCGAATATCAAGATGTCCTATGACTATGACGGATACTCACTGAATTTCGGCGGCAATATGGTCGTCATGTCTGCTAAATCCAAGAATAAAGAAGCAGCAATGAAATTTATCAATGAGCTGTATAATCCTACAGTTAGTATGCAGGTGTTATTCGGATCGCTTGGCACGAACATTAAAGATAATGGAGATGGAAGCTACGCGGTCCTGCCGCCTGCTGACAGCCAAATGGACCCAGGCACATGGAAGTGGACATCCACTTGGGCGGATAATGGACCTACATTTATCTCCGATTCATTGAAACTGACACTTGGAACCGATATGCAATCTGTTGGCAAACAGACAGAGCCGCTGCAGGCGGTCCTCAGTGCGATTGACAAGGATAAAGATATTTTACCAAGCATGTTCATTAAATATAACCCGGAAGACAACAATGCCATGGTGTTAGTGAATACAAATATGATTAATCTGGCGATGTCTAAGTTCTCGCAGTGGGTGACTAAAGGTGGAATTGACAAGGAATGGGACTCCTATGTGAGTAACATTAAGCAGATGGGACTGGATAACAACTTGTCCACTATGCAGAAATACTATGATGATTACAAAAGTAAGAAATAAGCTGTAAAGATTTATAGAACATCCGGAGACAGCTTTTCTTTACAGGATGAAGAGAAGCTGTCTCCTTATTAAGGAGGCTTATGATGTCCTCAATTACGCCCAAGAAATATAGAAGAAATTTAATGGAGCTTAAACGCGACTATCAATTATGGGTCATGATTATTCCGGCGATCGTTGTAGTTATCATCTTCAATTATATTCCAATGTATGGAATTCAGCTTGCCTTCAGGGATTATGATTTCTCGCGTGGATTGGCAGGTGGGGCCTGGCGCGGTCTGCATTATTTCTCGCAATTCATCAATAACTATCAGTTTTGGGATTTGATGAGAAATACAGTGATTATCAGTATCACAACAATCGTTCTTGGTTTTCCTGCACCGATCATACTGGCGCTCATACTGAATCAGGTGAAATGGTTCCGCACTAAGAAGCTGCTGCAGACCATCGTATATATGCCACATTTTATCTCAATTGTAGTTATGGTTGGATTGCTGAATGTT contains the following coding sequences:
- a CDS encoding extracellular solute-binding protein, translated to MRKSLSKVMKPVLALSLFGTILAGCGGGSNDGASSSNSGSSTNSTTGTVKLKGIMLKHPLTQELSKMEWLTKVEEQVGVDIEWQEISADWDQKKGALLAGGDIPDILIGPNVITDADFAQFTGLFQDLTELISTGGPNVQQMFTEKPETKLIATQLDGKIYGLPKYQRFWPDTVSRQYINKQWLDNLGLKEPTNWDELYNVLLAFKEKDANGDGDINDEIPMDFAPVGTTGFGYFQPQILLGSLGITLTDSSGQGYFTEGGQIKNYFVDDRYKQFVEFMNKCWQAGLINPEAFTQDYSKFQSVARGSGDKAKVGFSWGWEVTDRFGNTLAPQYESIAPLKVSADSNIKMSYDYDGYSLNFGGNMVVMSAKSKNKEAAMKFINELYNPTVSMQVLFGSLGTNIKDNGDGSYAVLPPADSQMDPGTWKWTSTWADNGPTFISDSLKLTLGTDMQSVGKQTEPLQAVLSAIDKDKDILPSMFIKYNPEDNNAMVLVNTNMINLAMSKFSQWVTKGGIDKEWDSYVSNIKQMGLDNNLSTMQKYYDDYKSKK